From the genome of Romeriopsis navalis LEGE 11480:
TGGGTAAGACGCTACAACTAATTGCTTTTGTGTTGCATCTCCAGGAGCAGAAGTTACTCGAAGCCCCGATTTTGATTGTTTGTCCCACTTCCGTGTTGGGCAATTGGGAACGGGAGGTCAAACGGTTTGCACCGAGTTTGAGCGTAATGGTCCAGCATGGGGATAAGCGATCGCAGGGAAAGGCGTTTGTGAAGATCGCCAAGCAGCATAATTTAGTGATTACGAGTTACGCACTTGTCCATCGTGATATGAGCAGCTTGAAGCTGGTGGATTGGCAAAGTGTCGTGCTGGATGAGGCACAGAATATCAAGAATTCCGAGTCAAAGCAGTCGCAATCGGTCCGGCAATTGGATGCCCCATTTCGGGTGGCCTTAACCGGTACACCAGTGGAGAATCGGTTGTCGGAGCTGTGGTCAATTATGGATTTTCTCAATCCAGGTTATTTGGGACCCAAGAATTATTTTCAGCGCCGGTTTGCGATTCCGATCGAACGTTATGGTGACATGACTTCATTGCAGGCACTGCGATCGTTGGCACAGCCCTTTATTCTGCGACGGTTGAAAACGGATAAGACAATTATTCAGGATTTACCCGAAAAAAATGAGATGACGGCATTTTGTAGTTTGACGTTGTCGCAGGCCGATCTCTACCAACAAATGGTGGATGAAACACTGGAGAAGATTGACGCTTCAAAAGGAATTCAACGCAAAGGATTAATTTTAGGTTTACTGACCAAGCTGAAGCAGATTTGTAACCATCCAGGCTTGATTACTGGCGATGTCGATATGGCCGAAACGACCTTCCCAGCGCAGTCAGGCAAACTACAGCGTTTAGATGCGATGTTAGATGAGGCATTAGCCGAGGGCGATCGCGCCTTGATTTTCACCCAGTTTGCCGAGTGGGGTAAATTACTGCAGGCTTATCTCACGCTAAAAATGAAGCAAGATATCTTGTTTTTATATGGTGGTACCCGGAAAAACCAGCGAGAAGCGATGGTCGATCGGTTTCAGCATGACCCCCAGGCGCCCCAAGTCTTTATTTTGTCGCTGAAGGCTGGTGGCGTCGGTCTGAATCTGACGCGTGCTAACCATGTGTTTCATTTCGATCGGTGGTGGAACCCCGCAGTCGAGAATCAAGCCACGGATCGGGTGTTTCGAATTGGCCAGGTGCGCAATGTGCAGGTCCATAAGTTTGTCTGTACGGGCACGTTAGAAGAGCGCATTCACGACATGATTGAAGGCAAGAAAGCGCTGGCTGAACAAGTGATTGGCACCGGTGAGAATTGGTTAGGTGATTTAGATACTGATCAATTGCGCGAGTTGTTATTGTTGGATCGATCGACGATTTTGGGAGAGGAATAGATCCAACCAAGCCTCCGGATGATCAAGATCACCCGAATGAGGGCTTGTAACAACAATCGAGTTTGTGCTTCGATAAGATTTCTGGGCAACAGAAAAGCGCGCAGTAGCAAAAGTTGTGATTGTTGGATCGATGAACTACTTTAGGCGCGGAATAGTTCTATTTAAGTCTCTCTACAATAGCGACAGCTAAGATAAGGGCTTGTGATAGCCATAGAATTTGTGCTTCGATAAGATTACCTCTGCTGGATTCGCCCTATACTTTGGCATCACGTTTTTACGTGGCTTTTTCACTCGTTTTATGGAAACTCAAGAAGCGTTAAATCTAGTTCGACGGTTGCTTGCACCGCGCCAACTCAGCTATCTCGAAGAAGTGCTGCTGTCCCAAACGATTGAAGGGCGGCTATATCGTGAAATTGCTTTAGATGTGGGGTATGAGCTGAGCTACGTGCGGGATGTTGGTTCCAAGCTATGGAGTGCATTGTCCACCAGCACTGGTACGGCAGTGACCAAAAAGAATGTGATGGCGATTCTGAAGCAGCAGGTTGAACGAACAACAGCACCGGTCGAACATAATCCGCAATTCAGCTTATCGAGCTTCGATCGCGCCATGAAGGGGAATATCGCGGTCGACGGCGAGGCAGATGGTCATGTGATTAAGTTTCCGGGGCGATCGCTAGAACCGCAGGCCTCGACGTATATTGAGCGCCCTCCGATTGAGAATTTGGTCTACAACAGCTTGTTTGAACCAGGCAGTCTTATCCGGATTCAGGCACCACGCCAGATGGGAAAAACATCATTGGTGCATCGGGTGTTCGATCGGGTGAGTCGGTTAGGGCCGCAGTCGCCGCAGATGCGACTGGTCTATCTGAATTTACGTCAGGTGGATCAACCAATTTTGAGTAATCTGGATCGATTTTTGCGTTGGTTTTGTTGGACATTGAGCCAGCAGTTGGGTTTGACGCCACAGTTCAAACAATATTGGATGCCCGAAGTTGGCGCAAAGATTAGTTGCACTAACTATATGCAGGAGTATGTGTTAGCGGAATTAGATGCACCATTGGTGCTTGCCTTTGATGATCTCAGTCGCTTATTTCACTATCCGGAGGTGGCGCAGGATGTGTTGCCGATGTTCCGAACTTGGCATGAGGAGGCGATCGTCACACCCAGCTGGCAAAAACTCCGGCTGTTGCTCTTGCATAATGCAGAAGTTGATTTGCAATTACCACTGAGTCAATCGCCGTTTAATGTGGGCTTAGCCATTCAACTGCCGGATTTGACTTGGCTGCAGACACAGGAATTAGCCCAGCAATGCGGGATTTCGATAACGGCGGAGCAGGATGATTTGGTGGCGTTGTATGAGCTGGTGGGCGGACAACCCTATTTGCTGCAATTGGCATTTCATTGGTTAACCGTACGCCAACTCCCGCTGCATGAACTACTGCAGAAAGCACCGAGCCTAAGCGGCATTTTTCGGCAGCATCTACGGCATTATTGGTTAGTTTTACAGACCAATCCCAGTCTTTGGGAAGCATTTGAGTCGGTATTGCTCGATCAGACGGCAATGGGGGTGGGTTTAGAAATTCAGGCGGCCTGTTGGTTAGAAGAGTTAGGGTTAATCCGACTGGAGGGCGATCGCGCAGTGGTTTCACGATCGCTATATCAGCGTTTTTTTACATCACAGCGATCAGTAGTCCAGACCAATCTGACGGATAATGATACGGGTGGAAGTCGAGCGTTAAGCTTCCGTCGGGCAATAGGTGATGACTTCTAGGGGCAGCGACATTTATCAAGTGGGGGGAAGCCTCCGATCAGATGCGCCGACTTACGTGGTGAGGCAGGCTGATCAGCAATTATATGAGGCAATGCAGGCCGGGGAGTTATGCTGTGTCTTTAATTCCCGGCAAATGGGGAAGTCGAGTCTGCGGGTGCAGCTACAGCAGCGACTACAGGGAAATGGCGGCCGCTGTGCCTATTTAGATATGACCCGCATTGGCAGTGAACAAGTCCAGCAGCAGGCTTGGTATCGCGGGATTATGGTGGAACTACTGCGGAGTTTCCAATTGTTTGGGCAGGTGGATTTGCAAGCCTGGTGGCGGATGCAGGCGGATTTACCGATTCTGCAGCAGTTGAGTTTATTTATTGAGGATATTTTGCTGGGGGCACTGCCCCATGAATCAATTTATATTCTGGTGGATGAAATTGATAGTGCATTGAGTTTGCCATTTGCGATCGATGATTTTTTTGCCTTGATTCGGTCTTGCTATAACCAACGGGCTGTCGATCCTCGGTTTGAGCGCTTGAACTGGGCATTGTTTGGGGTGACGACACCCTCGGACTTGATTCAGGATCGATCGCGTACTCCCTTTAATATTGGACGGGCGATCGACTTGCAGGGGATTCAGTGGAGTGAAGCAGAACCCCTCTTAGAAGGCCTACCCGTTGATGCGCAGTTAGCGGAAAGTGCTTTACAGGAGATTCTTGGTTGGACTGGTGGACAACCCTTTTTAACGCAGAAGCTGTGTCAAATGATGGCAAATGCCTGGGCAATGGATGCGCTACGGTTAGAGCAGCGGCCGGGATTGGTGCCACAGTATGTGTCACAAATTGTGCAAACACAGGTGATTGAACATTGGGAAACGCGTGATCAACCAGAGCACTTTCGGACAATTCGAGATCGGTTGTTACGCGATGAGTTGATGAGTGTGCGATTACTCGGACTATATCAGCAAGTGCTAACGGGTGAAGACGTACCGAGTGATGATA
Proteins encoded in this window:
- a CDS encoding AAA-like domain-containing protein yields the protein METQEALNLVRRLLAPRQLSYLEEVLLSQTIEGRLYREIALDVGYELSYVRDVGSKLWSALSTSTGTAVTKKNVMAILKQQVERTTAPVEHNPQFSLSSFDRAMKGNIAVDGEADGHVIKFPGRSLEPQASTYIERPPIENLVYNSLFEPGSLIRIQAPRQMGKTSLVHRVFDRVSRLGPQSPQMRLVYLNLRQVDQPILSNLDRFLRWFCWTLSQQLGLTPQFKQYWMPEVGAKISCTNYMQEYVLAELDAPLVLAFDDLSRLFHYPEVAQDVLPMFRTWHEEAIVTPSWQKLRLLLLHNAEVDLQLPLSQSPFNVGLAIQLPDLTWLQTQELAQQCGISITAEQDDLVALYELVGGQPYLLQLAFHWLTVRQLPLHELLQKAPSLSGIFRQHLRHYWLVLQTNPSLWEAFESVLLDQTAMGVGLEIQAACWLEELGLIRLEGDRAVVSRSLYQRFFTSQRSVVQTNLTDNDTGGSRALSFRRAIGDDF